A window from Candidatus Nitrospira neomarina encodes these proteins:
- a CDS encoding SDR family NAD(P)-dependent oxidoreductase produces the protein MKPRTVAISGVGPGLGAALVRKFVEEGCKVGMFARTGSYLQQLSDDMKNHGGHAVAIPMDLTDPRQITEGFHSLRNQFGPVDVLINHAGHAAWNPVHELTPEQFTQAWQVGPLAGFLCTKEVLPDMMKAGKGCILFTGATSSVRGRGGAAAFSSAKFGVRGLAESLARELWPKGIHVAHVVIDGVIGESDQHHQTTGKEGEPLLNPSRMAEAYWHLTTQDKQAWTLELDLRPFNEDFFI, from the coding sequence ATGAAGCCTCGCACTGTGGCCATTTCCGGTGTCGGTCCAGGTTTGGGCGCGGCCCTGGTGCGGAAGTTTGTGGAGGAAGGGTGTAAGGTCGGCATGTTTGCCCGCACAGGATCATACCTCCAGCAATTGTCGGATGACATGAAGAACCACGGCGGGCATGCCGTCGCCATTCCAATGGACCTCACGGACCCGCGACAGATCACAGAAGGATTTCACTCCCTGCGGAATCAGTTCGGACCGGTTGATGTGTTGATCAATCATGCAGGCCATGCCGCATGGAATCCTGTGCATGAACTGACACCGGAGCAGTTTACTCAGGCATGGCAAGTTGGACCCTTAGCGGGATTTCTGTGCACCAAGGAAGTGCTCCCGGACATGATGAAAGCTGGAAAGGGATGTATTCTTTTTACAGGAGCCACCTCCTCTGTGCGTGGACGGGGCGGAGCCGCTGCGTTCAGCAGTGCCAAATTCGGCGTCAGGGGCTTGGCGGAATCGCTGGCCAGGGAATTATGGCCGAAGGGAATCCATGTGGCTCACGTGGTCATTGACGGCGTAATCGGAGAATCCGACCAGCATCACCAGACCACGGGCAAGGAGGGAGAACCGCTGCTCAATCCTTCGAGGATGGCAGAGGCCTACTGGCACCTGACGACGCAGGACAAACAGGCATGGACGCTGGAACTGGACCTGCGTCCATTTAACGAAGATTTTTTTATCTAG
- a CDS encoding SDR family oxidoreductase, translated as MDKSTTEKASRSGLQDDPNPFVDERTQDGVPSQQQPWPGQEADMRPKADHGEESYRGSGKLTGRTALITGGDSGIGRAIAIAFAREGADVAITYYNEQDDAEETYRWVTQAGQRGLAFSGDLRERDHCRHVVEQTVREFGRLNILVNNAAFHSETSDFLDITPEQLDQTFYTNVYASIWMAQAALPHMQEGDVILNTGSVVALKGNSHLLDYAATKAAIHNFTHSLAQVVAERGIRVNCVAPGPVWTPLIPSTRKEEAVKDFGSNTFWKRPAQPAEIAPSYVFLASSDARYYTGEILAPTGLAFTTR; from the coding sequence ATGGACAAATCCACAACAGAGAAAGCTTCCCGGTCAGGCTTACAGGACGATCCGAATCCTTTTGTGGATGAGCGGACGCAAGACGGGGTGCCTTCCCAGCAACAACCATGGCCGGGACAAGAGGCGGATATGCGTCCAAAGGCGGATCATGGGGAGGAATCCTATCGGGGCTCGGGCAAACTGACGGGCCGCACTGCCCTCATCACAGGCGGAGACAGCGGGATTGGACGGGCCATTGCGATAGCCTTCGCACGGGAAGGAGCGGATGTCGCCATTACCTATTACAATGAGCAGGACGATGCGGAAGAAACTTACCGATGGGTGACACAGGCCGGCCAACGAGGACTGGCGTTTTCCGGAGATTTGCGCGAACGGGATCATTGCCGGCATGTGGTCGAGCAAACGGTGCGGGAGTTTGGCCGGTTGAATATTCTTGTGAATAATGCGGCCTTTCATAGTGAAACCTCGGATTTTCTAGACATCACCCCTGAGCAACTGGATCAAACCTTTTACACGAATGTTTATGCTTCCATCTGGATGGCACAAGCCGCCTTACCGCATATGCAGGAAGGCGATGTGATTTTGAATACAGGGTCGGTGGTGGCGCTTAAGGGAAATTCACACCTCCTGGATTATGCTGCGACGAAAGCGGCCATTCATAATTTCACGCATTCATTGGCTCAGGTGGTGGCGGAACGAGGGATTAGAGTGAATTGTGTGGCACCTGGTCCCGTATGGACGCCCTTAATTCCTTCCACCCGCAAGGAAGAGGCCGTGAAAGACTTCGGCTCGAATACCTTTTGGAAACGGCCGGCTCAACCGGCGGAAATTGCTCCAAGCTATGTGTTTTTGGCCTCGTCGGATGCGCGGTATTATACGGGCGAGATTCTCGCGCCGACCGGCCTGGCATTCACCACACGTTGA
- a CDS encoding NAD(P)/FAD-dependent oxidoreductase — protein sequence MTDIREVIIIGGGLAGLSAAIYLGRGKRDTLVIHSGRSMAKWEPEVQNYPGFPHGIAGATLLDLCMAQASRFEVGIVKDDVQSLTKQDGIFTLRGHQQSYQAKRTLLATGLTHLPPEIPGVRECVGTSLFFCKDCDAYRLNGKRVIIIGQNNEAADYALGMLLFTPHVMLTTNGKGVQWNDDRAGWLREYDIHVRLESIGGLEHEEGRVHSMVFVRGESEQVEAIFTTRGDVCHNALAEEVGARIDSEGQIIVDTSMRTSVPGLYAAGCVTPVNCQMIVAAGQGATAAQAINRDLFDESLRQHTLPRMANQTPPSI from the coding sequence ATGACGGACATTCGAGAGGTCATCATCATTGGCGGAGGTTTGGCGGGTCTCTCTGCGGCCATTTATCTCGGCCGAGGGAAACGGGACACCCTCGTCATTCATTCCGGCCGGTCAATGGCTAAATGGGAACCGGAAGTCCAGAACTATCCTGGATTTCCTCATGGGATAGCCGGGGCGACGCTTCTCGACCTTTGCATGGCCCAGGCTTCCCGATTCGAGGTGGGCATCGTGAAGGACGACGTTCAGTCACTGACGAAACAGGATGGGATCTTTACTCTTCGAGGGCATCAGCAAAGCTATCAGGCCAAACGAACATTACTCGCCACAGGGCTCACCCATCTGCCCCCGGAAATACCCGGCGTACGGGAGTGCGTGGGAACCAGTCTATTTTTTTGTAAGGACTGCGATGCCTATCGGCTGAACGGAAAACGGGTGATCATTATCGGGCAAAACAATGAAGCCGCGGATTATGCGCTCGGCATGCTACTGTTCACACCGCACGTCATGCTGACCACGAATGGCAAAGGCGTCCAGTGGAATGATGATCGTGCGGGATGGCTGAGGGAGTATGACATTCATGTGCGCCTGGAGAGTATTGGTGGCCTTGAGCATGAAGAGGGGCGTGTGCATTCCATGGTCTTTGTCCGTGGTGAATCGGAACAGGTGGAGGCTATCTTTACGACACGTGGAGATGTCTGCCACAACGCATTGGCTGAGGAAGTCGGAGCTCGAATAGATTCCGAAGGCCAAATCATCGTGGATACCAGTATGAGGACCTCCGTGCCAGGCCTCTACGCAGCGGGCTGCGTCACGCCTGTCAATTGTCAAATGATTGTTGCGGCCGGCCAGGGAGCCACGGCGGCCCAAGCCATCAATCGCGATTTGTTCGATGAGAGCCTTCGACAACACACCCTGCCCCGCATGGCAAACCAGACTCCACCTTCCATTTGA